The stretch of DNA AAAATGTAGGTGTAGGTTATTAATAATGGATGATATGTATTTGAGTGTTTCAGgggttttttcaaaaaatacaCCCTTTTTGAGTCATACAGGATATAACGTGGAAATGAAACTGCAGAACAATGTGCCTATTAATCTCACATGTTTTGGAGAACAGAAACTCGAGGTTGCATGGGACCAATACCTTTTTTTAAGGAGAGAAAGATTGGCAATTATAAGCTATTAGGCAGATAATGGAGCTGTTGTACTAACCTGTTCAGACTTTAGACCCACCTTTGATGCATGGACGCAGCTCCATGTATGACCTCAACTTGACATCAGAATGGGAAATGAAGGGATGTTATGACAGCCATTTCAATAATTCACTTCCTAATTATAAATGTTCAGTTAAAAAAAACACTTTAGACAGGATAATCAATAGCACCTGCTAAATAGGATAGTTTCAAACAGAATGTGTAAATCATGTTAACAACAAAGGTGCCAACAAGAAAGGTGCAAACAAATTTCTGTTCGTGACTTGGTTAGGACTTCAGTTCACCATGGCATGTATCagttctaacaaaaccaaatcTAGATGTTACCAATATAGGACAATAGGACACTGTATGATACATGCCAACCTCCATGTACCAAGGCTTTGATCCTTTGTATAGCAGCAATACGTATAGAGAAGTCTTTCTCTAGACTAAGGGCATATACTCCAACGGTTATAATCTCAAAGCAGCACAAGATCCCAcattccttcttctgatttgtttTACTATCCCGAATCATCTGCACCTCCAGCTACAGCAAGTAAAGTTTACCACCATAGTATCGATGGAAACAAAATTCAAAACTTAATTGAATTAATAAAGAACCATATGACTCTGATCTCCTAAGATCCGTTGATAGACCATGTAATTTGAGTTATTTTAAAGTCCTTTACTTACAATTATATGTAAAAAGACTATATATAGAACAAACATTAAGCTCTGAGAATCAGACATTTCACCCTCAATACTATTTGTGCAAAGTAAAGCCCAATACAGTCTTTGCATCTAAGAATCAGATCCTTAGCTAAAGTTCACTGTGCAATTTCCCCTCAGTAATACGTGACTGCAATAAGCTCAGTTTCTCTGCTTGCATATTGCCTGAATGCTTTGTCCAATATTAACTGTTTGAAATGCATGATTCTTGATGTTAAATGCCAGCATTAGTTCCGTTTTTCGACCTGCAATGAACTAGCTGCATGTAGTGTATGTTTAAGGTTAGTTCACACCTAATGTCATACAATATACCAAAATCGGTGAAACACCTGCTTCACCCCATTTTATATTTAGTTTAATGGCACCACTTCGCCTTGGTGGAAGTAAGAGGACATATGCGGagtatgcagagccaaatccaGCAACGGATTGGTGAGTTTAGTTACACTAATCAGAACTCCTaagatacacatatatatatagcaacCTAAAACGTGTGTCGCTTACAGCTTAAAGTTGTTCGATGATGTTGACGATTCTCGAGGTCTACCTCAGACTTGGACTATAATTGTAAGGATAGATGTTAAATTCCCTATGGAGCCTAGGTATCATGATAAGCAACACTTCATCCTTGTCGACACCACTGTAAGTCACTACAAAGGCTAAAAATAAATTGTATCATTAAGTCGTTTTAGGCATAGTTATCTCGCTCACTTCTCCTGTACTGGGTAACTCTATAGGGTTCCAAAATTGAAGCAATTTCATATGGCAATAACGTCCATCGATTTGACACACTACTTCAGCAAGGATGCAAGTACATTTTGAAAGATGTAGTTTTTGGGCCAAACTGGGGGGACCTTGAATTCAGAAATATTGGGCATCGGTTTGAGGTGACATTGACCAGAAAAACTCGTGTTGAGCCATACACCTTCCGACTTCAGTTCCCTCCCTGCCCAAAGCATCTTATGCCATTTCATGAAGTGATCCGACAACCCAACAAGACATTTGTAGGTACTGCTCCTAACCTACTTTGTTGTAATGGCTCTACAAATATCTTAATGTCCATAGTCTTTAAGTTGATAAATTACTAAATGTTTCAGATGTTATGGGAATAGTTGTCCATATGGAGCCATTGGAGCATGTGGGCAACAGGCTATATAGAGAGGTTGTGTTAATGGATGCAAGGTATGCATTCAAATCGGTACTACAACAATATGTTATATATTCACACCTCACCACTAAAGGGTTTTAATTAATATGCTAAATTTCTAGGTGGCACCTTATTATTGTTGGGATTTGGAGTGACCTCTTCTGCCGGAATTTTCAACGATGGTACAAAGCTAGAGATGAAAAGGAAATTATAATTGCCACTATGCTGCGACGAAACTCTACACATAGTAATTCCTGATCAAATATACCTCAGTCATATCTTCAATTTAACTAACCCTACCCTAACCCTACCCTATTTAACCAACAGGATGCTTGGAGAGCTCAGACCACACATCACTGGACTTCAACCCAAGACATCACACATGGCATCAACTAGCAAGTGAGAAACTGCTACATCCTAAGCTAAATTTGGCTTCATCTGTTAATGCACACATATAGACTAAAACAACAATATATCTTGTaaattgcagctgttcggcgaATAATGATGGAAAGGCAGAATCTTCGATTCGTTAACAGATATCTTGAAGCAAGATGGGCATACTTGGCGACCGTGTTACCACACTGATCGATCTGGGAATCAAGGAAAATTAGATGTAGGGTCATTAGGAAGTGTTTCTAGATTGTTTGTCACTAGACTATTTATCACTGCTATGTTTTCGAAATTTGTATTAATGTTACCAGAAGCAGACTGCATTTCCAATACATTCATGGTTGTGCTATTCAAAAGTGTTTAGTTGAGTGGACAATATACTATGATCGGGTACCCCTCGTCCTGGCTGATCCGTAACTTCTGGAGTCGATCATATATATCCATCGGCATAGTAGAGTGCCCGTGCGTTGCCACGGCGGCATAAAATATTGAcgtgaaatatatatatatatactaaatAACAATAAATAACAAGCATTGTTCTAATTTATGATTTTCAGAGGTGTATATGTCGACAGAAAGAACATAATTCTGTAATTCAAACATGCTACCAAAAACAGGGAAATAACTTAGACCTAGAAAATACTATTTTCTTGGCTACAAGCAACTTTAGTCTTAATATTCCTTGCACTGGCCAAGTATCTGTAATTTCTAGCTAGAGGAAAAGCCAAATCACCAGTATGGTCATCAAATCGGTGTGTGATTCCATGGACCAAATTCATTAATAATTATACCTTTCCATGCTTCAACTAATTTTTGAAACCCACATACATGCTGGTTACCTGACAATAGCTCAGTCTTAAACTGGTGTAAACTAAACTTCTGTTGAAATGAAATAAAGTGACAGCAGTTGTAGCATAAAAGCTTCTCAAATTAAATCCTTCGATCACCACTCGAGGCCAATGGTTATTGGCTTATCTCAAACTGCACATGttaaggacaagaattgaactCTATTCAAATCAGAAtaaagagggagaggggggatAACATGCTGCTCTGATATCATACAGGTAGTCTCTGATATCATACAGGTAGTGATGAAGCATGTTTGAGCCAAAAAGAAAGTCCAAATATGTGAACATAGAGCAGTACTTTTAACACCTTGGTACCACATAGGATATGAGTCACAAATCATGGGTCTACTATTATATTTAGTAGTACTGGATGGCTGGCCAAGACTACCAATAGACAAACAAAATGACAGAAGTTATATGCTACGGTTCCATACAGTGAGTGGATGGTCATCCTAAGAattgaagtttttttttatgttcatgcGATTATGAGAACTAATCTATGCATACCAAGATATTCACCTAACCATGGAAAAAAGAGAATCAGCACAGCCTGAAATTAACAGTAATAGAAGAAATGATTTTCAGTAATCTATTAGAACAGCTGAAGAAATCAGAAAAGCAGCAGCACTCACCAATAGTGCAAGTGAGATATAGGCTGGTGAGCTTGTTGCACTTGAGGGCAAGGAGTTAAGCCTCAAATCCAGGTTGGGATGGTGACAACCTTCCAAAGCAAGAGCTTCGATGTCTAAAAAACCGATCACCTTGCAAAAACTACAGAGAATTAGTAAAAGCATATTCACCCTTGTATGTAGAAATAGTAAAAGCATATTCAACCACGCTGGCGCTCCGCCACTTGCGCCGCCGTTCTTGCCTCCGCCGCTTGCCCACGCCCATGCTTTACCTTTGTTGAATGGAACTGTAAGAAAAAGTTAAACAAACTTACAATTGTTGCACCTATAATTGTAGATagtattagttttttttaaaaaaaaatcagagagCTGTGTACGCACAAATCACATAATCATGGTGGGGCAACTTCAGTTTGAGATTTCATCAGAAGTAGCAATCAATAAAAATAGCTTAAGTAGGATATGTACAGAGCAATCATGAGCCGTAGTTGATTCACCATGCTTGGCATAAGGTTTTCCATTCTAATTGTCAGTTACCTAATTATGATGAAAGACCCTATAGATCATCAAACTAAGGTCCAGCGTGACAAGTGAACTCATCAGGCTCACTCTGTGGCACCATCGATCTTGTGCTGAAAAATGAAGACTTCGATCTTGTGCTGGAAAATGAAGACTGCTAGAAGAAAAATTCATCGGTGTTAGAAAAAAGCAGTAAGGCTGAAACTGAATCTGAAGTTCGCTCTGAAAGAGGCAACTGAAAAATGATAACCATAAACACATAACAGAGATATATTTTCAGTGCCAGCCACCCAGCGATTGATTACAAACACCCTTTTATTTGTGCATCTAGACATGTTGTATCATCTGGTAGGATGCTAAGGATTGATTAATTGAAGATATGGCTGGGGCATACCTCGGGGCTATTATACGAATCCTCTTTTCTGCAATAGTTGTGGGCAGAATATGGTCCGGCTCGCCCGACCCCTATGGAGGGGTCGGCCTGGCCCGACATCTGCGAAGAGGGTCCGGCTCGCCCGACCCCTGCAGGGGGGTCGGACTCGCCCGACCTCCACATGAGATGTCAGTCTGAGGACTGTTTTGCAAAATGACCGAGAAAGCATGATCTGGGCCGTCCGCCCGGCCGATCGGACGGCCGGGAACGACTGATGATGTGGCCACGCTGGGAGGCCTTCTTTTGGTGCGGAAATTGTATATAGAGATAAGCTGCAAAATTCTGTAATATGCTCCATTCGATTTAGgttaaaaatattttgcagtatAATACTTTTGCTATGCAGTTCGTGCCATAGTTCAAGTGCATGGATGAATTTTGAAATTAAGCTCTAGCTTTATATTCTGAATAGTGTGTTACAAATGCCTTACTTGTTAGGTCTAGAGGCTACAATGTCGGGAGATCCGAACCACCCAagaagaaatggaaaagaaagtATGAATTTGTAACTTGttagttaaattttcttttGATTTTGATTAAAAAATTCAATCAATGGATGTATACATGTAAGGTGTtcatttcatttattttttatttat from Panicum virgatum strain AP13 chromosome 9K, P.virgatum_v5, whole genome shotgun sequence encodes:
- the LOC120652529 gene encoding uncharacterized protein LOC120652529 — protein: MAPLRLGGSKRTYAEYAEPNPATDCLKLFDDVDDSRGLPQTWTIIVRIDVKFPMEPRYHDKQHFILVDTTGSKIEAISYGNNVHRFDTLLQQGCKYILKDVVFGPNWGDLEFRNIGHRFEVTLTRKTRVEPYTFRLQFPPCPKHLMPFHEVIRQPNKTFVDVMGIVVHMEPLEHVGNRLYREVVLMDARWHLIIVGIWSDLFCRNFQRWYKARDEKEIIIATMLRRNSTHRCLESSDHTSLDFNPRHHTWHQLATVRRIMMERQNLRFVNRYLEARWAYLATVLPH